From a region of the Anaerobacillus sp. CMMVII genome:
- a CDS encoding cell wall metabolism sensor histidine kinase WalK gives MFRTLQSRLMFFFLLVSLGGIIFVSGVIQYSFTGSFNEYLETKRTEQVAAVVERLEEEYHNLGQITGETMMPIFHQHAMVDQLFFQYYDENDTLIIDSARHLHMMQMPRIENLDRDLYSITVDDQQIGTLLVFFPREYVNIDSQFLQQFNKYIVVAALTMILISILISYLLSKKLSQGLRRVSMATGELRKNNLEIRIPEDNQVEEINQLAKSFNDLALSLSNQEKLRKQFTNDLAHELRTPLATLRSQIEAFLDGVWEPTPERLQQGHQELMRLVRLVDDLEKLLAAENPQIQLRLTNINLRDALQSLNVSFHSLFKEKGIRLHIEEAKPELFIHADQDRFYQILINLLNNALKYTNEGGTVTLTTKQKDDEVHFIIEDNGQGISEADLPHIYERFYRGEKSRNRKTGGVGIGLSIVKALVDAHKGKIMIESEQTKGTKVVVSLPKSE, from the coding sequence ATGTTTCGAACCCTTCAATCTAGGTTGATGTTCTTTTTTCTACTTGTTTCGCTCGGTGGAATTATTTTCGTGAGTGGAGTCATCCAGTATAGTTTTACTGGGAGCTTTAATGAATATTTAGAAACGAAGCGTACGGAACAAGTTGCAGCGGTAGTTGAGAGGTTAGAAGAGGAGTACCACAATTTGGGACAAATTACAGGCGAGACAATGATGCCTATTTTCCACCAACATGCAATGGTAGATCAATTGTTTTTTCAATATTATGATGAAAATGATACACTCATTATTGATTCGGCTAGGCATTTACATATGATGCAAATGCCTAGGATTGAAAATCTCGATCGTGATCTTTACAGTATAACGGTTGATGATCAACAAATAGGCACATTACTTGTCTTTTTTCCAAGAGAATATGTAAATATCGATTCGCAATTTTTACAGCAGTTTAATAAATACATTGTCGTTGCAGCACTTACAATGATCCTGATCTCAATTTTGATTTCGTACCTTCTGTCGAAAAAGCTTAGTCAAGGTTTACGCAGAGTTTCAATGGCTACAGGTGAGCTACGGAAAAACAACCTAGAAATTAGAATTCCTGAGGATAATCAAGTCGAAGAGATAAATCAGCTAGCAAAGTCTTTTAATGATTTAGCTTTATCTTTAAGCAATCAAGAGAAATTAAGAAAACAATTTACCAATGATCTTGCACATGAGTTGCGGACACCACTTGCAACTCTAAGAAGTCAAATTGAGGCTTTTTTAGATGGGGTTTGGGAGCCGACGCCAGAACGATTGCAACAAGGACATCAAGAGTTAATGCGATTAGTACGCTTAGTTGATGATTTAGAAAAATTGCTTGCAGCGGAGAACCCACAAATTCAATTACGGCTAACGAATATTAACTTGAGGGATGCCTTGCAGTCATTGAACGTTTCCTTTCATTCTCTATTCAAGGAAAAAGGAATTCGACTACACATTGAAGAAGCAAAACCTGAGCTATTTATTCACGCAGATCAGGACCGCTTTTATCAAATTCTGATCAACCTTTTAAATAATGCTTTGAAGTACACGAATGAAGGTGGAACGGTTACGTTAACAACAAAGCAAAAGGATGATGAGGTCCATTTTATCATCGAAGATAATGGTCAAGGTATCTCAGAAGCAGATTTGCCACATATTTATGAACGTTTTTACCGCGGCGAAAAATCAAGAAATCGAAAAACTGGCGGTGTGGGCATTGGACTCTCGATCGTGAAGGCGTTAGTGGATGCTCATAAAGGAAAGATAATGATAGAAAGTGAACAAACTAAAGGAACTAAGGTAGTTGTTAGTCTTCCAAAAAGTGAATGA
- a CDS encoding F510_1955 family glycosylhydrolase: MKAKKLLITLGLASIVAIISACGSDSEAKQGEPIVIGAQVENPEQVTSFSHIHGLSKHPSDNNKLLLASHYGLIEYDKESTEAHFVGSERFDLMGYSVVSGTDILMTSGHPGEGSKLPNPLGFLWSEDFGQTWEVRGLHGMIDFHGLTATSDHSILLGYGSDAKSDAILKSTDQGFTWEVLKTKGLPLSHDEFFDLGVAPNNGEIAYAATSKGLFYSNNGGVDWVKKFDGYFTALTVLGEEEVVFYEASENGLYRLNGEEVITYDLYLGADAVNYIVVDVESSAVTVATFQNNLLETTDHGGTWETLLKEGNF; this comes from the coding sequence ATGAAAGCAAAAAAGTTATTAATAACACTAGGGTTAGCTAGTATCGTTGCCATTATTTCAGCTTGTGGTTCGGATTCAGAGGCTAAGCAAGGCGAACCCATCGTTATTGGTGCGCAAGTAGAAAATCCAGAACAGGTTACATCTTTTTCACATATTCATGGGCTTTCAAAACACCCGAGTGATAACAACAAACTATTGTTAGCAAGTCATTACGGATTAATTGAATACGATAAAGAGTCTACAGAAGCTCATTTTGTTGGGAGCGAGAGATTTGATTTAATGGGATATTCAGTTGTCTCTGGCACGGATATATTAATGACAAGTGGTCATCCAGGAGAAGGAAGTAAATTGCCAAATCCATTAGGTTTTCTTTGGAGTGAGGACTTTGGCCAAACGTGGGAAGTTCGTGGGTTACATGGAATGATTGATTTTCATGGGCTAACAGCCACGAGTGATCATTCGATTCTTTTAGGATACGGTTCTGACGCTAAAAGTGACGCAATTCTGAAGTCTACTGATCAAGGATTTACCTGGGAAGTACTCAAAACAAAAGGCTTACCATTAAGTCATGATGAATTCTTTGATTTAGGGGTAGCCCCAAATAATGGTGAGATTGCTTATGCAGCGACGAGTAAAGGTTTATTTTATTCCAATAACGGTGGCGTAGATTGGGTAAAAAAATTCGACGGTTATTTTACCGCACTAACCGTTCTTGGTGAAGAAGAAGTCGTTTTTTATGAAGCAAGTGAGAATGGACTATATCGTTTAAACGGTGAGGAAGTTATCACGTACGATCTCTATTTAGGAGCCGACGCAGTAAACTATATCGTAGTGGATGTTGAGTCTTCGGCTGTAACTGTAGCCACCTTTCAAAATAACCTATTAGAAACAACTGACCATGGAGGCACATGGGAAACATTGCTTAAAGAAGGTAATTTTTAA
- a CDS encoding DUF2202 domain-containing protein: MKTKTSFIFMFFLISLFSVTVSFAQDPIPENYGAKGALADSTITLEEGLIYALEDEYLAQARYDAILEKFGDIRPFNQIKRAEQRHIAALLPLFKMYKVSVPENVAKKYVIPPNTLKDAFLSGVDGEIDNIKMYEKLITIENLPEDVRAVFQNLADASIRHLEAFKRGLSGQ; the protein is encoded by the coding sequence ATGAAAACAAAAACTAGCTTTATCTTTATGTTCTTTCTCATTTCACTTTTTTCAGTGACAGTTAGCTTTGCTCAAGATCCAATACCCGAGAACTATGGAGCAAAGGGAGCGCTTGCCGACAGTACGATCACCTTAGAAGAGGGATTGATTTATGCACTTGAAGATGAATATCTTGCCCAAGCAAGATATGATGCCATTCTTGAGAAGTTTGGTGACATAAGGCCCTTTAATCAAATCAAACGTGCTGAGCAAAGGCACATCGCCGCCCTGCTGCCGCTATTTAAGATGTATAAGGTGAGTGTGCCAGAGAATGTGGCAAAAAAATATGTAATTCCACCTAATACACTAAAAGACGCATTCTTATCTGGGGTTGATGGTGAAATTGATAACATCAAAATGTATGAAAAATTGATTACCATTGAAAACCTTCCAGAAGATGTTAGAGCTGTTTTTCAAAACTTAGCTG
- a CDS encoding response regulator transcription factor: protein MALKILVVDDEPMIIDVIKAYLERAGYVVYSALSGSQALKTFRDVNPDFLILDLMLPDFSGEEICKRVRETSDVPIMMLTAKTAEEDRINGIVIGADDYLTKPFSPREVVVRVEAILRRTKQASGRDILSFNDKDLMIDFLKKEVRVKGNEITLTPNEFKLLVAMAEYPGRVYSRLDLLDKMQSESYEGYERSIDVHIKNLRKKFETDTKNPEYVITVFGMGYKFGGKLDVSNPSI from the coding sequence TTGGCGCTAAAAATTCTTGTCGTTGACGATGAACCAATGATTATAGATGTGATAAAGGCCTACCTCGAGCGAGCGGGCTATGTCGTCTATTCAGCTTTAAGTGGATCTCAAGCGTTGAAAACGTTCAGAGATGTAAATCCCGACTTTCTAATTCTAGACTTAATGCTACCGGATTTTTCGGGAGAAGAAATTTGTAAACGAGTTCGAGAAACGAGTGATGTACCAATCATGATGCTTACCGCAAAAACAGCAGAAGAGGATAGAATTAATGGGATCGTTATTGGGGCTGATGATTATTTAACAAAACCTTTTAGCCCTCGTGAAGTTGTTGTTCGTGTAGAAGCGATCTTACGAAGAACAAAGCAAGCAAGTGGCAGAGATATACTATCGTTTAACGATAAAGATCTAATGATAGATTTCTTAAAAAAAGAAGTACGGGTAAAGGGTAACGAAATCACTTTGACTCCAAATGAATTTAAATTACTAGTAGCGATGGCCGAATATCCTGGACGTGTATATAGCCGCCTAGACCTCCTTGATAAGATGCAAAGTGAAAGCTATGAAGGGTATGAGCGAAGCATTGATGTTCATATCAAAAATTTACGAAAAAAATTCGAAACCGATACCAAAAATCCTGAATATGTCATTACTGTTTTTGGGATGGGCTATAAATTTGGAGGTAAATTAGATGTTTCGAACCCTTCAATCTAG